One window of Methanobacterium alcaliphilum genomic DNA carries:
- a CDS encoding DUF655 domain-containing protein — protein MEDYAIILDYLPLGYIKEGFSTFKRKPVAQAIGKEEFTLLELSPKAGEDIEIHEKVYIGSGQRDKISRVNRRLVHDDLTATARVELQYVIEEIVKSKEEKFIQFFNDAGPISTRLHQLELLPGIGKKHMWDIIKAREEKPFESFQDIKNRVPMMSDPVKLLVKRVLLELDADREKRGKRKYIIFTRPPARPR, from the coding sequence ATGGAAGATTATGCTATTATCCTCGATTACCTTCCATTAGGATATATTAAGGAAGGTTTTTCTACATTTAAAAGAAAACCTGTAGCTCAAGCTATAGGTAAAGAAGAATTTACTCTGCTGGAACTCTCTCCTAAAGCAGGAGAAGATATAGAAATACATGAGAAAGTGTATATCGGTTCAGGTCAGCGTGATAAGATTTCCAGAGTAAATCGTAGGTTAGTTCATGACGATTTAACTGCTACTGCTCGAGTAGAATTACAATATGTAATTGAAGAAATAGTAAAATCCAAAGAAGAAAAGTTCATCCAATTTTTTAATGACGCAGGACCTATCAGTACCCGGCTGCATCAATTAGAACTTTTACCAGGTATTGGGAAAAAGCATATGTGGGATATCATAAAAGCCAGAGAAGAGAAACCTTTTGAAAGCTTTCAAGATATAAAAAACAGAGTTCCGATGATGTCTGACCCTGTTAAGCTTTTAGTTAAAAGAGTACTGCTTGAACTCGATGCCGACCGAGAAAAAAGGGGTAAAAGAAAATATATAATATTTACCCGACCACCAGCCCGGCCAAGATAA
- a CDS encoding tRNA pseudouridine(54/55) synthase Pus10 has product MDVKIKNKSLKIIEITEGKICNHCLGRKFSQDIEGPGNELRGQKIRNLMDLTDKHLPVEDNCSICGCIFQTLNLLADTIESKIESLDLEFFSFLVGSILTPELIQKDDELSEKLDIEVESIKKELNRELGKILESRWKKEVDFDSPNLVIMVDLKQKAPKVRIQINPLFLEGRYRKLVRGIPQTKWPCRKCRGKGCEYCNFTGKMYSESVEELISAPVLEMSHSRDSKFHGAGREDIDVKMLGTGRPFVLEIKEPRRRNLDLDTLQKDINKSAEGKVEVLDLKYSFRSRKAEIKTSSPDTYKIYQAFVELEDEISTEQLNDLQNLQIIQQRTPIRVSHRRADKIRTREVMNIKGKIISPKCLELIIKGQGGLYIKELISGDEERTQPNVSQIFGVAARCLTLNVLEVGS; this is encoded by the coding sequence ATGGATGTTAAAATTAAAAATAAATCATTGAAAATAATAGAAATCACAGAAGGGAAAATATGCAATCACTGCTTAGGAAGAAAATTCTCTCAAGATATTGAAGGCCCTGGCAATGAATTAAGAGGTCAAAAAATCCGAAATTTAATGGATTTAACTGATAAACATCTACCTGTGGAAGATAATTGTTCTATCTGCGGATGCATATTCCAAACATTAAATTTATTGGCAGACACCATTGAATCAAAGATTGAAAGCCTGGATTTAGAATTTTTTAGTTTTTTAGTAGGTAGTATTTTAACCCCTGAACTAATTCAAAAAGATGACGAATTAAGTGAAAAGTTAGATATTGAAGTGGAAAGCATTAAAAAAGAGTTAAATCGTGAGCTTGGAAAAATATTAGAAAGTAGATGGAAAAAAGAAGTGGATTTTGACTCGCCAAATTTAGTAATAATGGTTGATTTGAAACAAAAAGCCCCTAAAGTAAGAATTCAGATAAACCCTCTCTTTTTAGAAGGACGTTACAGAAAATTGGTGCGTGGAATACCTCAAACAAAATGGCCTTGTAGGAAATGCAGAGGGAAAGGTTGTGAATATTGTAATTTCACCGGCAAAATGTATTCTGAGTCCGTTGAAGAACTCATATCTGCACCAGTTTTAGAAATGAGTCACAGCCGTGACTCTAAATTTCATGGAGCTGGAAGAGAAGATATAGATGTTAAAATGTTAGGAACCGGCCGACCATTTGTATTAGAGATAAAAGAACCTCGGCGGCGAAATTTAGATTTAGATACACTTCAAAAAGATATAAATAAATCTGCAGAAGGTAAAGTAGAAGTTTTAGATTTAAAATATTCTTTTAGATCACGTAAAGCTGAGATAAAAACATCGTCACCCGATACTTATAAAATCTACCAGGCATTTGTAGAATTAGAAGATGAAATCAGCACTGAACAATTGAATGATCTTCAAAATCTCCAGATAATACAGCAGCGTACCCCCATACGTGTTTCTCACAGAAGAGCAGATAAAATTCGAACCCGTGAAGTGATGAATATTAAAGGAAAAATTATCAGTCCTAAGTGTTTAGAATTAATTATAAAAGGTCAAGGTGGACTGTATATAAAAGAACTCATATCTGGAGATGAAGAAAGGACCCAACCAAACGTTAGTCAAATTTTTGGAGTTGCAGCCCGATGTTTAACTCTTAATGTTTTAGAAGTAGGGAGCTAA
- a CDS encoding signal recognition particle protein Srp54, with product MLGNLGKNLTKTMKKLAGMSIVDEEMVKEVVKDIQRALIQSDVNIKLVFKLSKSIEDRALKEEPPKGITPKEHIVTIVYEEMVNLVGEEAQEVEIDKKPYKILFLGLQGSGKTTTIGKLTRYLQKKGFNPAVVCTDTWRPAAFEQLKQLTQEMNVPLYGEPENKDALDLAKKGLKQFKKQDIIIFDTAGRHKEEKDLLDEMEQISAVVDPNEAILVIDGTIGQQAKDQAQAFSKTAKVGSIIVTKLDGSAKGGGALSAVAEIGAPIKFIGTGERIDDFEAFDPERFISRLLGMGDLKTLMEKAEEVAEEDLAAETMDAMLSGKFTLKDMQTQFEMMGKMGPMQQIMNMMPGTGKLPKNASQMTEEKIGKYKIIMNSMTNQEMEHPEVIKQSRVKRIARGSGMKNEDVKELIKYYNVTKKAMKGFGRRKMSGPMGQLMRQFMR from the coding sequence ATGTTAGGCAATTTAGGTAAAAATCTTACCAAAACCATGAAAAAATTGGCAGGCATGAGTATTGTCGATGAAGAAATGGTTAAGGAAGTCGTAAAAGACATACAAAGAGCTTTAATTCAATCTGATGTGAATATCAAATTGGTATTCAAATTATCTAAATCTATTGAAGATAGAGCATTGAAAGAAGAACCTCCCAAGGGCATTACTCCCAAAGAACATATAGTAACCATAGTTTATGAAGAAATGGTAAATTTAGTTGGAGAAGAAGCCCAGGAAGTTGAAATAGATAAAAAACCCTACAAAATTCTTTTTTTAGGTTTGCAGGGAAGTGGTAAAACTACCACCATTGGTAAACTTACCCGCTACTTACAAAAAAAAGGTTTCAATCCTGCTGTGGTTTGTACTGACACCTGGCGACCCGCTGCATTCGAACAACTGAAACAGCTTACTCAGGAAATGAATGTGCCCCTCTATGGAGAACCAGAAAATAAAGATGCCCTGGATCTTGCAAAAAAAGGTTTAAAACAGTTTAAAAAACAGGACATAATCATATTCGATACTGCAGGCAGACACAAAGAAGAAAAAGATCTTCTGGATGAAATGGAACAAATATCTGCTGTGGTGGACCCCAATGAAGCTATCCTGGTTATTGACGGGACCATTGGTCAACAGGCCAAAGATCAAGCCCAGGCATTTTCCAAAACAGCTAAAGTTGGTTCTATAATAGTAACAAAACTAGATGGTTCAGCTAAAGGGGGTGGAGCATTATCTGCCGTAGCGGAAATAGGAGCCCCTATAAAATTTATTGGTACTGGAGAACGTATCGATGACTTTGAAGCATTTGATCCTGAAAGGTTTATTTCTAGGCTTTTAGGAATGGGAGATCTCAAAACTCTCATGGAAAAAGCAGAAGAAGTTGCAGAAGAAGACCTTGCTGCAGAAACCATGGATGCCATGCTTTCGGGAAAGTTCACTTTAAAAGATATGCAAACCCAGTTTGAAATGATGGGAAAAATGGGACCTATGCAGCAGATCATGAACATGATGCCTGGGACTGGAAAATTACCTAAGAACGCTTCACAAATGACTGAAGAAAAAATTGGGAAGTATAAAATAATTATGAATTCCATGACCAATCAAGAAATGGAACATCCCGAAGTAATTAAACAGTCCAGGGTAAAAAGAATTGCCCGTGGATCCGGAATGAAAAATGAAGATGTTAAAGAACTTATAAAATATTATAACGTCACCAAAAAAGCCATGAAAGGGTTTGGTCGCCGTAAGATGAGTGGTCCTATGGGGCAACTTATGCGGCAGTTTATGCGATGA
- a CDS encoding exosome complex RNA-binding protein Csl4, with translation MKAKVGDFVLPGDFLAVSEEFIPAEGAYDDNGNIKSLVVGTVERDDKNKRISVVSPTKSLPILKKDSHIIGQIMEVRGQRALVKIKSLKENDRGLQASFVGGIHVSQAQKGYLAKLTDAFHIGDIIEAKITKVVGLDNIDLKTSQKDLGVVKAMCTRCRHFMEKTSKNEVTCPNCEKREKRKLSINYEG, from the coding sequence ATGAAAGCAAAAGTTGGAGATTTTGTTCTACCAGGAGATTTTTTAGCCGTTAGTGAGGAATTTATTCCTGCTGAAGGTGCGTATGATGACAATGGAAATATAAAATCTTTGGTAGTAGGAACTGTTGAACGGGACGATAAAAATAAACGTATATCCGTTGTTTCACCTACAAAGTCATTACCTATATTGAAAAAAGACAGCCATATAATTGGTCAGATAATGGAAGTAAGGGGACAAAGAGCCCTGGTTAAAATAAAATCTCTTAAAGAGAATGATAGGGGATTACAAGCATCTTTTGTAGGGGGAATCCACGTATCACAGGCTCAAAAGGGATATCTTGCAAAATTAACTGATGCTTTCCATATTGGGGATATTATTGAAGCTAAGATCACTAAAGTGGTTGGATTAGATAACATAGATTTGAAAACATCCCAAAAGGATTTGGGTGTGGTAAAAGCTATGTGTACTCGTTGTAGGCACTTTATGGAGAAAACAAGTAAAAATGAAGTTACTTGTCCTAATTGTGAAAAAAGAGAAAAACGAAAACTTTCAATAAATTATGAAGGATGA
- a CDS encoding NUDIX hydrolase — translation MFNNPLLTVDVVILCRDEKIIMVKRKNNPYKDFWALPGGFVEYGETVEHAACREALEETGLEVELDSLVGVYSEPSRDPRGHVITVCYLAKYKSGKLRADTDAKDVFRFNKSELVEMDLAFDHNKILNDVFQIFENKPEFTINSDNYIL, via the coding sequence GTGTTTAATAATCCTCTTTTAACTGTGGATGTGGTCATTTTATGTCGTGATGAAAAAATAATCATGGTTAAAAGAAAAAATAATCCTTATAAAGATTTTTGGGCACTTCCAGGGGGATTTGTGGAGTATGGTGAAACTGTGGAACATGCAGCTTGTAGGGAAGCCTTGGAAGAAACAGGTCTGGAAGTAGAATTAGATTCATTAGTGGGGGTCTATTCTGAACCTTCTCGAGACCCAAGAGGTCACGTTATAACTGTTTGTTATCTTGCTAAGTATAAATCTGGTAAATTAAGAGCAGATACGGATGCGAAGGATGTTTTTAGATTCAATAAATCTGAGTTGGTGGAAATGGATCTGGCATTTGATCATAACAAAATATTGAATGATGTTTTTCAAATTTTTGAAAATAAACCAGAATTCACAATAAATTCAGATAATTATATACTGTAG
- a CDS encoding carboxymuconolactone decarboxylase family protein: MNENPYQLFKEELPSLFENFNKLIEAQKDLPGLDPKTKQLINIAIQTSNKNIKGVQMHAAMSKKTGASWEEVKGAVAMNLHLSGLGTILECLPAAKKGFEMEIEF; the protein is encoded by the coding sequence ATGAATGAAAATCCCTACCAACTTTTTAAAGAAGAATTACCCTCATTATTTGAAAATTTCAATAAGTTAATTGAAGCACAAAAAGATTTGCCCGGTTTAGACCCTAAAACAAAACAATTAATTAATATAGCCATTCAAACCTCTAACAAAAATATTAAAGGGGTTCAAATGCATGCCGCTATGTCTAAAAAGACTGGTGCGAGTTGGGAAGAAGTGAAAGGCGCAGTGGCTATGAACCTGCATCTTTCTGGGCTAGGAACTATTCTAGAGTGCCTTCCTGCTGCAAAAAAAGGATTCGAAATGGAAATTGAGTTTTAG
- a CDS encoding transcription factor S — MEFCPKCGAIMFPKDDTFQCKCGHKKEITKDLANKYEVSEKVDTKDNIIFTGDDVRTLPTTRSECPKCKNMEAFWWLQQTRRADESETRFLRCTACKHTWREYD, encoded by the coding sequence ATGGAGTTTTGCCCTAAATGTGGAGCTATTATGTTTCCGAAGGACGACACTTTCCAGTGTAAATGTGGTCATAAAAAAGAGATCACCAAGGACCTTGCAAACAAGTATGAGGTTTCAGAAAAAGTAGATACCAAAGACAATATAATTTTCACAGGAGACGATGTGAGAACATTACCGACTACTAGATCAGAATGCCCTAAATGTAAGAATATGGAGGCTTTTTGGTGGTTGCAACAGACAAGGAGAGCAGATGAATCTGAAACAAGGTTCTTAAGATGCACTGCTTGTAAACATACTTGGCGTGAGTATGATTAA
- a CDS encoding DNA-directed RNA polymerase subunit L — MEIITNKRYEMEVLIEGETHTLCNAIRKIIMEDKTVKSAAYAIEHPIVGEPKLYIKAKSPKKSLKAAAETLKERSEEFKSLVEKI; from the coding sequence ATGGAAATTATTACTAATAAACGATATGAAATGGAAGTATTGATTGAAGGGGAAACCCATACCCTGTGTAATGCAATACGTAAAATTATAATGGAAGATAAAACTGTTAAATCAGCTGCTTATGCAATTGAGCACCCAATTGTAGGTGAGCCTAAGCTTTATATAAAAGCCAAAAGCCCTAAAAAATCACTTAAAGCCGCAGCAGAAACTTTAAAAGAGAGATCTGAAGAATTCAAATCTTTAGTAGAAAAAATATAA
- the dph2 gene encoding diphthamide biosynthesis enzyme Dph2: protein MSLYDLDIKRAIKKIKDLDAQVVGLQFPDGLKTHATSVARQIEEETGVTVIISADPCFGACDAADQKMNGLVDLLIHYGHTSLPINYSTPVMFIEAYSQVTIEDSLKESLHLLHDYHKIALVTTTQHLHLLEDVKNYLCEHGKEVVMAHGSSTRTGQVLGCNFSSIKNLDVESYLYIGSGNFHPLGIKLFTHKPVIIADPYQGEARDIEEFADRILRVRFARITKAKDAENWGVIVSSKEGQFRMDMARTIKNNLEEKGKSAVLIIMDNVSPELLLPFMDLDAFVVTACPRIAVDDSAMYKKPLITPQELEIVIDTRKWEDYQLDEIFFGQ from the coding sequence ATGTCTTTGTATGATTTAGATATAAAAAGAGCTATTAAAAAAATTAAAGATTTAGATGCTCAAGTAGTAGGATTACAATTTCCGGACGGACTTAAAACACATGCTACATCAGTTGCTCGTCAGATTGAAGAAGAAACCGGAGTCACAGTAATTATATCAGCAGACCCCTGTTTCGGGGCGTGTGACGCTGCTGATCAGAAAATGAATGGATTAGTTGATTTGTTAATTCATTATGGGCACACTTCGCTCCCTATTAATTATTCCACGCCTGTGATGTTTATTGAGGCATATTCTCAGGTAACTATCGAAGATTCTCTAAAAGAATCATTGCATTTATTACATGATTATCATAAAATTGCTCTGGTCACTACTACTCAGCATTTGCATCTTTTAGAGGATGTGAAAAATTATTTGTGTGAACACGGTAAGGAAGTGGTTATGGCGCATGGTTCCAGTACCAGAACTGGCCAGGTACTTGGCTGCAATTTCTCTTCTATAAAAAATTTAGATGTTGAATCTTATCTTTATATTGGGAGCGGAAATTTCCACCCTTTAGGAATAAAACTTTTTACACATAAACCGGTGATTATTGCTGATCCGTATCAGGGCGAAGCCAGAGATATAGAAGAATTTGCAGATCGCATACTGAGGGTAAGATTTGCTCGAATTACAAAAGCTAAGGATGCAGAAAATTGGGGAGTAATTGTATCTTCTAAAGAAGGTCAGTTCCGTATGGATATGGCGCGTACTATTAAAAATAATTTAGAAGAAAAAGGAAAATCTGCTGTATTGATTATAATGGACAATGTCTCTCCAGAATTATTGTTGCCTTTCATGGATTTAGATGCATTTGTGGTCACGGCTTGTCCTAGAATTGCTGTTGATGATTCTGCCATGTATAAAAAACCATTAATAACTCCTCAAGAATTGGAAATTGTTATTGATACTAGAAAATGGGAAGATTATCAATTGGATGAGATTTTTTTCGGGCAATAA
- the hpt gene encoding hypoxanthine/guanine phosphoribosyltransferase gives MLQKLLKSLEKAPIVKKGEYDYFVHPVTDGIPLTEPEVLSEIAKTVKNVSNMDVDKIVCMEAMGIHLATALSLETGLPFVVVRKRQYGLPGEVAVHQTTGYSQGELYINGINSGDKLLVIDDVVSTGGTMLAVLNALQKMDVDIVDVIAVIEKGQGKEMLEKETGLNIRALVKVDVIDGKVSAESLL, from the coding sequence ATGCTGCAAAAACTGTTAAAAAGTTTAGAAAAAGCACCTATAGTGAAAAAAGGCGAATACGATTATTTTGTACATCCTGTTACAGATGGAATCCCTCTTACTGAGCCAGAAGTTCTTAGTGAAATTGCAAAAACTGTTAAAAATGTTTCTAATATGGATGTAGATAAGATTGTTTGTATGGAAGCTATGGGCATTCATCTAGCCACGGCGCTCTCTTTAGAAACAGGATTACCGTTTGTGGTAGTAAGAAAACGTCAGTATGGTCTTCCTGGTGAAGTCGCTGTCCATCAAACAACGGGATATAGTCAAGGAGAGCTTTATATCAATGGTATTAATTCCGGAGATAAACTATTGGTAATTGATGATGTGGTAAGTACTGGTGGAACAATGCTTGCAGTATTAAATGCTCTTCAGAAGATGGATGTAGATATTGTAGATGTTATAGCTGTAATTGAGAAAGGACAGGGCAAAGAAATGTTGGAGAAAGAAACTGGGTTGAATATTCGCGCCCTGGTGAAAGTAGATGTAATTGATGGGAAAGTTTCTGCTGAATCTCTTTTGTAA
- a CDS encoding DUF99 family protein produces MNNQKFRKIKPEIRILGIDDAPFTPHKEGEVLIVGTVFRGGFWLDGVLTTHIQVDGSDSTNKIVTMVSESRQWGQIRVIILDGITFGGFNVVDIREIYKKTDIPVIVIMRKIPKFEKIKKALQKFPDWEDRWDNIKKAGKVYEVRAKEPIFVQISGIDLDDAIEIVKLSTTRSAIPEPIRAAHIIAAGVETGESKGNA; encoded by the coding sequence ATGAATAATCAAAAATTCAGAAAAATAAAACCTGAAATACGAATATTGGGTATTGACGATGCACCTTTCACACCTCACAAGGAAGGAGAAGTTTTGATAGTTGGCACAGTATTTCGCGGAGGTTTTTGGTTAGATGGGGTTTTAACTACTCATATTCAAGTTGATGGCTCTGACTCAACTAATAAAATTGTCACTATGGTATCAGAATCTAGGCAATGGGGGCAAATACGGGTTATCATACTTGACGGAATCACATTTGGGGGTTTCAATGTGGTGGATATTCGGGAGATCTATAAAAAAACAGATATTCCAGTTATTGTAATTATGAGAAAGATTCCTAAATTTGAAAAAATAAAGAAAGCACTACAAAAATTTCCGGATTGGGAAGATAGATGGGATAATATTAAAAAGGCTGGAAAGGTCTATGAAGTGAGAGCCAAAGAACCTATTTTTGTACAGATAAGTGGTATTGATTTGGATGATGCTATTGAAATAGTAAAACTTTCTACAACTCGCAGTGCAATACCTGAACCAATTAGGGCAGCTCATATTATTGCTGCAGGTGTAGAAACTGGTGAATCAAAGGGGAATGCATAA
- a CDS encoding RNA polymerase Rpb4 family protein, with the protein MIGKKVLETEPVPTAEVKEILEGFAAEHDLTYEQNLTLDHVIKFSKLELEDSNKLIGELEELLKKKYAVRITDMLPEDLADLRLLFAKERIPIKNEDMEQILKIVDKYRTE; encoded by the coding sequence ATGATAGGGAAAAAGGTACTGGAAACTGAACCAGTTCCCACTGCCGAAGTGAAAGAGATATTAGAAGGATTTGCAGCAGAACATGATCTAACTTACGAACAAAATCTAACTTTGGATCATGTAATCAAGTTCTCCAAATTAGAATTGGAAGATTCCAATAAACTCATAGGAGAACTAGAAGAATTGCTAAAAAAGAAATATGCAGTTCGTATAACTGATATGCTCCCAGAGGATCTGGCAGATCTACGTTTATTATTTGCCAAAGAAAGGATCCCTATAAAAAATGAAGATATGGAGCAAATCCTGAAGATAGTTGATAAATACCGGACTGAATAG
- a CDS encoding DUF488 family protein, with protein sequence MIKIKKASEPVSDDDGFRILVDSTWPVEFSRDELKINAWFKEIAAEKNTEEYLSQLKKKIKLIKHLKLLERVKKQLTLVYWSEKKGNVLILKNYLDGKSRVIRSSVGRIHG encoded by the coding sequence ATGATAAAAATAAAAAAAGCATCAGAACCTGTTTCAGACGATGATGGATTTAGAATTTTAGTGGATAGCACCTGGCCTGTTGAATTTTCAAGAGATGAATTAAAAATTAATGCATGGTTTAAAGAAATAGCTGCTGAGAAAAATACTGAAGAATATTTATCCCAGCTAAAAAAGAAGATTAAGCTTATAAAACATTTAAAATTACTAGAACGAGTTAAAAAACAATTAACTCTTGTTTACTGGAGTGAAAAAAAGGGTAATGTTCTAATTTTAAAAAATTATCTGGATGGGAAATCCCGAGTTATAAGAAGTAGTGTTGGGAGAATTCACGGATAA
- a CDS encoding 50S ribosomal protein L21e, protein MRRSRGFRSKTRHKLQTTKRPGRSNPITKKIQRFSENDMVHIIIDPSVHKGQPHPRFHGKTARVVEGRGRAYVIALNDGNKAKTLIVRPEHLKIQE, encoded by the coding sequence ATGAGAAGATCAAGAGGTTTTAGAAGTAAAACAAGACATAAACTTCAAACAACTAAAAGACCAGGTAGGTCCAATCCAATAACTAAAAAAATTCAAAGATTCTCTGAAAATGACATGGTTCATATTATAATCGATCCAAGTGTGCACAAAGGACAGCCCCACCCCAGATTCCATGGGAAAACTGCTAGAGTGGTTGAAGGCAGAGGAAGAGCTTACGTCATAGCTTTAAACGATGGTAACAAAGCGAAAACATTAATTGTAAGACCAGAACATTTGAAAATACAAGAGTGA
- a CDS encoding HemK2/MTQ2 family protein methyltransferase, translating to MFYYEDLKFQTCPKVYAPAEDTFLLADNLILSEGEVVLEIGTGTGLIALTASKKASQVIATDINHHAVKCARANMELNDINNIKFHLGNLFQPVQNEKFDLILFNTPYLPSSKDEIVGDELDAAWDGGADGRRVIDLFLNEVKYYLNDGGRVQLVQSSLSDNEKTLERLEKMNFDVEITDSERFFFEEIVVITGFYSKVNEQS from the coding sequence ATGTTTTATTATGAAGATTTAAAATTTCAAACCTGTCCTAAGGTCTATGCGCCTGCAGAAGACACATTTCTTCTTGCAGATAATTTAATTCTAAGTGAAGGAGAAGTAGTACTGGAAATCGGTACGGGTACTGGTTTAATTGCATTGACTGCATCCAAAAAAGCTTCTCAAGTAATAGCAACGGATATTAATCACCACGCCGTGAAATGTGCCCGGGCCAATATGGAGTTAAATGATATAAACAACATAAAATTCCATCTAGGAAACCTTTTCCAGCCAGTGCAAAATGAGAAATTTGATCTGATTTTATTTAATACTCCATATCTCCCCTCATCAAAAGATGAAATTGTAGGGGATGAATTAGATGCTGCATGGGATGGTGGTGCAGACGGTCGAAGAGTAATTGATCTTTTCTTAAATGAAGTAAAGTATTATTTAAATGATGGTGGTCGGGTGCAGCTGGTACAGTCATCCCTTTCAGATAATGAAAAAACATTAGAAAGATTGGAAAAAATGAACTTTGACGTTGAAATTACTGATTCTGAAAGGTTCTTTTTTGAAGAAATTGTGGTTATAACTGGTTTCTATTCTAAAGTAAATGAACAATCCTAA
- a CDS encoding DUF308 domain-containing protein, which yields MVTKKPDKNNKGDEKSKSSVFGLVKSMADKLDPDLETDDQNDKLNDPSKSDVRVKPEKESTKTKTDSKSQDDDSDKSSTYNLKLKFRELSKLLQEDRERVLKILGVIIAGFFIITGIFLILGSADKVSDNVIFGERAVTSAFFVIIGILILAGVFAQNIMKKTSFDNIYNQVKVAEEDPSSKSEDDSSSGKEKKEKN from the coding sequence GTGGTTACTAAAAAGCCAGATAAGAACAATAAAGGGGATGAGAAATCAAAATCTTCTGTTTTTGGTTTGGTTAAATCTATGGCTGATAAGTTAGACCCTGACTTGGAGACGGATGATCAAAATGATAAATTAAATGACCCCTCCAAAAGTGATGTCAGAGTAAAACCTGAAAAAGAATCTACAAAAACAAAAACAGATTCTAAATCCCAAGATGATGACTCTGATAAGTCTTCAACTTATAATTTAAAGTTAAAATTCCGTGAATTATCAAAACTTTTACAAGAAGATAGGGAACGAGTTCTTAAGATTTTAGGGGTTATAATTGCGGGATTTTTTATAATTACTGGTATTTTCTTGATTTTAGGTTCAGCAGATAAAGTTTCAGATAATGTTATATTCGGAGAAAGAGCAGTTACTTCTGCTTTTTTCGTGATAATTGGAATATTGATTTTAGCAGGGGTTTTTGCCCAGAATATCATGAAAAAAACATCTTTTGACAATATTTATAATCAAGTTAAAGTAGCAGAAGAAGATCCTTCATCAAAATCAGAGGATGATTCATCGTCTGGAAAAGAAAAGAAGGAGAAAAATTAA
- the rsmA gene encoding 16S rRNA (adenine(1518)-N(6)/adenine(1519)-N(6))-dimethyltransferase RsmA codes for MSLNKRESGTFSLAQETKKVLNEHGIRLNRKLGQNYLIDDFKRKKILNFARLNSKDTVLEIGAGIGTLTIPMAHQAGHVVAIEQDSKIFKILEERLEEEKLENVNLINCDALKLDFPYFNKIVSNLPYQISSPITFKLLKYDFDLAILMYQKEFAQRMNAPAGSKHYSRLSVMMYFLAQVNMLDHVSAQSFIPPPKVDSAVVQLTPIDEVTIDDFFASVCRALFQHRRKKAKKALKESFHEINAMGKGEVKEILNQLNLSFENDFLEERVFKLSPEQILEISNNLKLIFPG; via the coding sequence ATGTCCCTTAATAAAAGAGAATCAGGGACTTTTTCTCTGGCCCAAGAAACCAAAAAAGTTTTAAATGAACATGGAATTCGTTTAAACCGAAAATTAGGGCAAAATTATCTTATTGATGATTTTAAAAGGAAAAAAATACTTAATTTTGCTAGATTAAACTCTAAAGATACTGTTCTGGAAATAGGAGCAGGTATTGGTACACTAACCATTCCCATGGCACATCAGGCAGGCCATGTTGTGGCCATTGAACAGGACTCTAAAATCTTTAAAATTTTAGAAGAAAGATTAGAAGAAGAAAAATTAGAAAATGTAAATTTAATTAATTGTGATGCTTTAAAACTTGATTTTCCTTATTTTAATAAGATTGTTTCTAATTTACCCTACCAAATCTCATCCCCCATTACTTTCAAGCTTTTAAAGTATGATTTTGATCTTGCTATTTTAATGTATCAAAAAGAGTTTGCTCAAAGAATGAATGCTCCTGCAGGAAGTAAACACTATTCCAGACTTTCAGTAATGATGTACTTCTTGGCACAAGTGAATATGCTAGATCATGTTTCTGCACAATCATTCATACCTCCGCCTAAAGTAGATTCTGCTGTTGTTCAATTAACTCCCATTGATGAAGTGACAATAGATGATTTTTTTGCATCTGTCTGCCGTGCATTGTTCCAGCATAGAAGAAAAAAAGCAAAAAAAGCCCTGAAAGAATCTTTCCATGAGATCAATGCTATGGGTAAGGGAGAAGTTAAAGAAATATTAAATCAGCTGAATTTAAGCTTTGAAAATGATTTTCTTGAAGAGCGAGTATTTAAATTATCTCCAGAGCAAATTTTAGAGATTTCAAATAATTTAAAATTAATTTTTCCAGGCTGA